Proteins found in one Terribacillus sp. DMT04 genomic segment:
- a CDS encoding GNAT family N-acetyltransferase, whose amino-acid sequence MSIRRATRIETQTIWNYSFTVFNEATMGYGKLTSDKVLQMAASFLHNGGYYLVHHENDMIQGWIGVGKTVDHYNNEMAGFIFEIYVLPLFRKRGIAEKLCEAAFRQLSAEGLHKVQLNVFAGNRAKHLYQKLGFQEVSSLMEKRISY is encoded by the coding sequence ATGTCAATTAGAAGAGCTACGCGTATCGAAACACAAACAATCTGGAATTATTCTTTTACTGTTTTTAATGAAGCAACGATGGGTTATGGCAAACTAACAAGTGATAAGGTACTGCAAATGGCAGCTTCATTTTTGCATAATGGCGGCTATTACCTTGTTCATCATGAAAATGATATGATCCAAGGATGGATTGGGGTGGGAAAAACTGTCGACCATTATAATAATGAAATGGCAGGATTTATATTCGAGATATATGTGCTGCCGCTTTTCCGCAAACGAGGAATAGCTGAAAAGTTATGTGAGGCAGCGTTCCGGCAATTGAGCGCAGAGGGGCTTCATAAAGTTCAATTAAACGTTTTTGCAGGAAACCGAGCAAAACACCTGTATCAAAAACTTGGCTTCCAAGAAGTCTCGTCATTAATGGAAAAAAGAATAAGTTATTAG
- the pyrE gene encoding orotate phosphoribosyltransferase gives MTTTTNLAEALLSIGAIQIDPSKSFIWASGIHSPIYCDNRLTLGHPEVRSEISRQFQGKLAESPETEIIAGCATGGIPHAAWLAEKVDLPMIYVRSSKKGHGKGNQIEGADVAGKHVVVIEDLISTGGSVLNTVQALKEAGAIVTKVLAIFSYNLQKADDNFAQADVPFETLTNFDSLTEILVEKGTITSQDKQELLEWRNTL, from the coding sequence ATGACAACAACAACTAATCTAGCAGAAGCACTGCTTTCTATCGGCGCAATCCAAATTGATCCTTCCAAATCGTTTATCTGGGCAAGCGGGATTCATTCTCCGATCTACTGTGACAATAGACTTACATTGGGTCATCCCGAAGTTCGAAGTGAGATTAGCAGACAGTTTCAAGGTAAACTGGCAGAATCACCGGAAACAGAAATTATTGCTGGCTGTGCTACAGGAGGAATCCCGCACGCAGCCTGGCTTGCGGAAAAAGTGGATTTGCCTATGATTTACGTTCGATCCAGTAAAAAAGGACACGGCAAAGGCAACCAGATTGAAGGAGCAGATGTAGCTGGTAAGCATGTGGTCGTCATTGAAGACCTTATTTCGACAGGCGGTTCCGTTCTGAATACCGTGCAGGCTCTAAAAGAAGCAGGAGCTATCGTTACAAAAGTTTTAGCTATCTTCAGCTACAATTTACAAAAAGCAGATGATAACTTTGCTCAGGCAGATGTTCCGTTTGAAACGTTGACGAACTTTGATTCATTAACAGAAATTCTTGTGGAAAAAGGCACTATAACATCGCAGGATAAGCAGGAACTATTAGAATGGCGCAACACCCTCTAA
- the pyrF gene encoding orotidine-5'-phosphate decarboxylase encodes MQTPIYLALDFPTGNEALHFLDQHELEEVPVKVGMELFYREGPQIIYQLKEKNHPIFLDLKLHDIPNTVKRAMRNLAALDVDIVNVHALGGAKMIEAAKEGLHSGAADAVPKLISVTMLTSMDEHTFQTDLQQPKTLAAYARHLAELSKRAGADGVVCSPHEAASIKAVCGESFLTVTPGIRLAGSAQNDQHRIATPAAAKKMGADYLVIGRSVTTADNPKQAYNQAVQEWKNDDNNN; translated from the coding sequence ATGCAGACACCCATTTATCTCGCACTTGATTTTCCGACAGGGAACGAAGCACTGCATTTCCTTGATCAGCATGAACTGGAAGAAGTGCCAGTAAAAGTTGGCATGGAGCTTTTCTACCGCGAAGGGCCGCAAATCATCTACCAATTAAAAGAGAAAAATCATCCAATTTTTCTTGATCTGAAATTGCACGACATTCCGAACACGGTTAAAAGAGCAATGCGTAATCTTGCAGCACTTGATGTTGATATCGTCAATGTGCATGCGCTTGGCGGAGCGAAAATGATAGAGGCGGCAAAAGAAGGATTACATAGCGGAGCAGCAGATGCTGTACCGAAACTGATAAGCGTGACAATGCTGACCTCCATGGATGAGCATACATTCCAAACTGATTTGCAGCAGCCGAAGACATTAGCTGCTTATGCACGTCATTTAGCTGAGCTGTCTAAGCGCGCCGGGGCAGATGGCGTTGTATGTTCTCCGCATGAAGCGGCGAGCATTAAAGCAGTATGCGGTGAAAGCTTTCTTACTGTAACACCTGGCATTCGTTTGGCCGGCTCCGCGCAAAACGACCAACATCGTATTGCTACACCAGCTGCAGCGAAGAAGATGGGTGCCGATTATTTGGTCATCGGCAGAAGTGTAACAACAGCAGATAACCCAAAACAAGCCTACAATCAGGCAGTACAGGAGTGGAAAAACGATGACAACAACAACTAA
- a CDS encoding dihydroorotate dehydrogenase, with translation MNLAVQLPGLALKNPVLPASGCFGFGKEYAELYDLNLLGAITIKAATGTARYGNATPRVAETDAGMLNAIGLQNPGVDQIMAQELPFLAKYDTPIMANVAGSTIEEYVEVAQKISRHSVIKAIELNISCPNVKEGGVQFGTDPALAQTVTAAVKDVSAVPVYVKLSPNVTDITAIAAAAEAGGADGLSLINTLTGMQINLASQKPLLANKIGGLSGPAVKPVAIRMVYQVRQVTDLPIIGMGGVTTAEDVLEFLLAGATAVAVGTANFQHPFVCPEIIQQLPGVLEKYGFASAEDAIGKGHEHADTHLSRT, from the coding sequence ATGAATCTAGCAGTTCAGCTGCCAGGCTTAGCATTGAAAAATCCGGTTTTGCCAGCTTCCGGCTGCTTTGGCTTTGGCAAAGAATATGCCGAGCTGTATGATTTGAACTTGTTAGGGGCCATAACAATCAAGGCGGCAACTGGCACAGCCAGGTACGGAAATGCAACACCACGTGTAGCCGAAACAGATGCTGGCATGTTGAATGCAATCGGTCTGCAAAATCCAGGCGTGGATCAAATTATGGCACAAGAGCTGCCGTTTCTAGCAAAATATGATACACCTATCATGGCTAATGTAGCAGGAAGCACCATTGAAGAATATGTCGAAGTAGCACAAAAGATCAGCAGACATTCAGTCATTAAAGCAATTGAATTAAATATATCTTGTCCAAATGTAAAAGAAGGCGGCGTGCAATTCGGAACCGATCCAGCGCTGGCTCAGACAGTTACGGCAGCAGTAAAAGATGTTAGTGCGGTTCCTGTATATGTGAAGCTGTCTCCAAATGTCACGGATATCACCGCGATAGCAGCTGCCGCAGAAGCGGGCGGAGCAGATGGCTTATCGTTAATTAACACGCTGACAGGCATGCAAATCAATTTAGCGAGCCAAAAACCGCTGCTTGCGAATAAGATAGGCGGTTTATCAGGACCGGCAGTGAAGCCTGTTGCCATTCGCATGGTCTACCAAGTCCGACAAGTGACGGATTTACCGATCATTGGCATGGGCGGCGTCACAACAGCAGAAGATGTGCTGGAATTCCTGCTTGCTGGTGCCACAGCTGTTGCAGTAGGTACTGCCAATTTCCAGCATCCATTTGTTTGTCCGGAGATTATTCAGCAATTGCCGGGTGTACTGGAGAAATATGGTTTCGCTAGTGCAGAGGATGCAATCGGAAAGGGGCATGAACATGCAGACACCCATTTATCTCGCACTTGA
- a CDS encoding dihydroorotate dehydrogenase electron transfer subunit, whose product MIHEQLEIISKRPIAKDTVEMTFHGRMAQEKILPGQFLHLLVGEGTNHMLRRPISIAGVDKQASTITIIFKLLGEGTNTLAKAAPGDQLDALGPCGQGYPVDDLRLEQALLVGGGIGVPPLYYLAQCLKQKGVHVTMVAGFQNKEHVFYEDQFQTLGNYYLATDDGSAGVKGFVTDIISAEKLDFDQYFTCGPTGMLKAVSTQLSDQEGFISIEQRMGCGIGACFACVVPAPDSASGYKKICKDGPVFRAKEVVLT is encoded by the coding sequence TTGATTCATGAGCAGCTCGAAATTATCAGCAAACGGCCTATTGCCAAAGATACAGTAGAGATGACCTTTCACGGAAGAATGGCCCAGGAGAAAATTCTCCCAGGCCAGTTTCTTCATCTGCTTGTAGGTGAAGGGACGAATCATATGCTTCGTCGTCCAATCAGTATAGCGGGAGTAGATAAACAAGCATCTACAATCACTATTATATTTAAACTGCTTGGAGAAGGAACAAACACATTAGCCAAAGCAGCACCAGGAGATCAGCTGGATGCGCTCGGACCTTGCGGACAAGGCTATCCTGTCGATGATTTGCGATTGGAACAAGCGCTGCTTGTCGGAGGGGGCATTGGGGTACCGCCACTTTACTATTTGGCGCAGTGTCTGAAACAGAAAGGTGTGCACGTCACAATGGTGGCAGGATTTCAGAACAAAGAGCACGTTTTTTATGAGGACCAGTTCCAGACTCTCGGAAACTACTATCTGGCAACAGATGATGGCAGTGCGGGAGTAAAAGGGTTTGTAACGGATATTATAAGTGCTGAAAAGCTGGATTTTGATCAGTACTTTACTTGTGGTCCGACTGGCATGCTAAAAGCTGTATCTACGCAGCTTTCTGATCAGGAAGGGTTTATCTCCATTGAACAGCGAATGGGGTGCGGTATCGGAGCTTGCTTCGCTTGCGTTGTTCCTGCCCCGGATAGTGCAAGTGGGTATAAAAAAATCTGTAAAGACGGTCCTGTTTTCCGAGCAAAGGAGGTTGTGTTGACATGA
- a CDS encoding carbamoyl phosphate synthase small subunit — protein sequence MKKRQLILEDGTVFNGTAFGSDQATTGEIVFNTGMTGYQEILSDPSYFGQIVTLTYPLIGNYGINSDDFESIQPSIQALVVKEACAAPSNFRKQHTIDSFLKFHEIPGIEGIDTRKLTKIIRKQGAMKARLTEAAETRKTDAAWEAISLPNDQVQRMSTTKPYVVPGRGKRIVVMDFGMKHGILRELAARDCHITVVPWHYSPEQILHLNPDGVMLTNGPGDPKDVETAIKTIRELISQVPIFGICLGHQLIALAAGANTEKLKFGHRGSNHPVKDLKTGKTYLTSQNHGYTVTKESLSSTELELMQVALNDGTVEGIQHTKYPVMSVQYHPEAAPGPEDTRHLFDEFLDMTEQTTQPSSKGEATYA from the coding sequence ATGAAGAAACGACAACTTATCCTGGAAGACGGGACTGTATTCAACGGAACAGCATTCGGAAGCGATCAGGCAACAACGGGAGAGATTGTGTTTAATACAGGGATGACAGGCTATCAAGAAATTCTATCGGACCCTTCCTACTTCGGACAAATCGTCACACTGACTTATCCGCTTATCGGCAACTATGGCATCAATAGTGATGACTTTGAAAGCATCCAGCCATCCATCCAAGCACTTGTCGTAAAAGAAGCATGTGCCGCTCCTTCTAATTTCAGGAAGCAGCATACAATAGACAGCTTCCTGAAGTTTCATGAAATTCCTGGAATTGAAGGCATAGATACTCGTAAACTGACAAAAATCATTCGCAAACAAGGTGCGATGAAAGCTAGATTAACAGAAGCAGCCGAAACACGGAAAACAGATGCTGCTTGGGAAGCAATCTCCCTGCCAAACGACCAAGTGCAGCGTATGAGTACAACCAAGCCATATGTCGTTCCGGGCCGCGGTAAACGTATTGTAGTGATGGACTTCGGTATGAAGCATGGTATTTTACGTGAACTTGCAGCACGCGACTGTCATATTACGGTCGTACCTTGGCACTACTCGCCAGAACAAATCCTTCATTTAAATCCTGATGGCGTGATGCTGACGAATGGGCCTGGAGATCCGAAAGACGTGGAAACTGCCATCAAAACCATTCGTGAGCTGATCAGTCAAGTACCTATCTTCGGAATCTGTCTCGGCCACCAGCTAATTGCACTTGCTGCTGGCGCCAATACAGAAAAACTGAAATTCGGCCATCGGGGCTCCAACCACCCTGTCAAAGATTTAAAAACAGGGAAAACCTACCTAACATCTCAAAATCACGGTTATACCGTTACCAAAGAATCACTTTCTTCGACGGAGCTTGAATTAATGCAAGTAGCGTTAAACGACGGTACCGTAGAAGGGATTCAGCACACAAAATACCCAGTCATGAGTGTGCAGTACCACCCAGAAGCTGCTCCGGGACCAGAAGATACCCGACATTTATTCGATGAATTCCTGGACATGACAGAACAAACAACACAACCATCATCCAAGGGGGAAGCTACTTATGCCTAA
- a CDS encoding NupC/NupG family nucleoside CNT transporter, producing the protein MSIVIGVLGILVLVAIAWAMSNDKKHINYRAAGIMLAVQLILAWFLLNTLIGRTIIRKIVEVFTKVLSFGHEGISFVFGDLSTKGYFFLNVLMMIIFISALLSILTYLRILPLAIKYVGGFVSKITGLPKVESFVAVNSMIFGDTTAIISVKSQLHKLSPNRLFIVATSSLVAVSCSTLGGYLQLIPPEYVLVALPINVFSGLILSSIVAPVRSEEDYDIDLKEMNTDKSFFEAVGNGTLLGGKTALIVGAMLITYMALLAMINYVFNGLVGMTFQEILGYIFAPVAFIMGIPTSEIVNAGSIMGTKVAANEFVAISDFVKLVPDMSDKTVGIISAYLISFANFSSIGMILGTVQAIDQKQASLLAKVGLKVLLVATMGSILTGTIVGLFL; encoded by the coding sequence GTGTCTATTGTTATTGGAGTTTTAGGAATACTTGTTTTAGTCGCTATTGCCTGGGCAATGTCAAACGACAAAAAACATATCAATTATCGCGCAGCTGGTATCATGTTGGCTGTGCAGCTCATATTAGCTTGGTTCTTGCTTAATACGTTAATTGGCAGAACGATCATAAGAAAAATAGTCGAGGTATTCACGAAAGTCCTTTCCTTTGGACACGAAGGCATTTCATTCGTATTCGGTGATTTGTCCACAAAAGGTTATTTCTTCCTGAATGTTCTTATGATGATTATCTTTATATCTGCATTATTGTCTATTTTAACGTATCTTAGAATACTGCCTTTAGCGATTAAGTATGTAGGTGGTTTTGTGTCCAAAATAACGGGACTGCCGAAAGTTGAATCTTTTGTTGCGGTGAATTCTATGATTTTCGGTGATACAACGGCAATCATTTCCGTTAAGTCTCAACTTCATAAGTTGAGCCCAAACCGTTTGTTTATTGTTGCAACATCCTCACTTGTCGCGGTGTCTTGTTCAACTTTAGGAGGGTATTTACAGCTGATACCACCTGAGTATGTGCTTGTCGCATTGCCGATCAATGTATTCTCTGGTTTAATTTTATCTTCCATTGTAGCTCCTGTTCGAAGCGAAGAAGATTATGATATAGATCTAAAAGAGATGAATACAGATAAATCATTTTTTGAAGCTGTTGGAAACGGTACCTTATTAGGTGGTAAAACGGCGTTAATCGTAGGTGCCATGCTGATTACGTATATGGCGTTATTGGCCATGATTAACTATGTGTTTAACGGCTTAGTAGGTATGACATTCCAAGAAATACTTGGGTATATTTTTGCACCTGTGGCATTTATCATGGGGATACCAACTTCTGAAATTGTCAATGCAGGTTCGATTATGGGAACAAAAGTAGCTGCCAATGAATTCGTTGCCATCTCAGATTTCGTTAAGCTTGTCCCTGACATGTCTGACAAAACAGTCGGTATTATTTCAGCTTACTTAATTTCATTTGCAAACTTCTCCTCAATCGGAATGATTTTGGGAACCGTACAAGCAATTGATCAAAAGCAGGCAAGTTTGCTTGCGAAAGTAGGATTGAAGGTATTGTTAGTGGCAACAATGGGGTCGATATTGACTGGTACGATTGTCGGATTGTTTTTATAA
- the carB gene encoding carbamoyl-phosphate synthase large subunit — translation MPKRTDIQKILVIGSGPIVIGQAAEFDYSGTQACQALREEGYTVILANSNPATIMTDHTVADIVYMEPLTVEFLSKIIRKEQPDALLPTLGGQTGLNLAVALDNSGILKEFGVELLGTSLEAIQQAEDREQFRDLMHQLGEPVPESQIVTTVEQAVAFSEEIGFPLIVRPAYTLGGTGGGMCYDLEELKTITKNGLALSPVTQCLIERNIAGFKEIEYEVMRDKNDQAIVVCNMENVDPVGIHTGDSIVVAPSQTLSDREYQLLRNASIKIIKALQIEGGCNVQLALDPHSFNYYIIEVNPRVSRSSALASKATGYPIAKMAAKIAVGLTLDEIKNPVTGTTYAYFEPALDYVVAKLPRFPFDKFVSGNRKLGTQMKATGEVMAIGRNIEEALLKGVRSLDNKANGLASIRLDQMTDDEMEHRLVKADDERLFILAEAFRRGYSVEQLHALTRIDCFFLWKMEALIKMEADLQEQPWELELLQEAKQKGFSDREIAHWWNTNEDKVYQFRMENQLAPVYKMVDTCAAEFESQTPYFYSTYEEENESIVSDKEKVIVLGSGPIRIGQGIEFDYATVHSVLAIREAGYEAIIINSNPETVSTDFSVSDKLYFEPLTLEDVMHVVNLENPLGVIVQFGGQTAINLAEGLERRGVKVLGTSLQAIDAAEDRDKFERLLDELKVAKPEGASITKLEDAAETAAEIGYPVLVRPSYVIGGSNMEIVYNEAELQHYMEKRVHVRHDHPVLIDQYLTGIEVEVDAISDGETTIIPGIMEHIERAGVHSGDSIAVYPTQTITEECRQQCIDATMEIAKALGVKGLINIQFVIHKGKAYVLEVNPRASRTIPFLSKITHVTMANIATKAILGQKLADMGYVSGLLPEPEDVFVKVPVFSFEKLRSVDTLLGPEMKSTGEAIGHDRTLEKALYKGLLASGLSVPQEGAILLTVADKDKAEAMEIAKLFYALGFQLYATEGTSSAVEEAGLPVTTVGKVGSAEQNVISIIENGDVQFVVNTLTSGKQPRSDGFLIRREAVEHGLACLTSLDTAKAIASIIESMTFTAKPVVAGGVLS, via the coding sequence ATGCCTAAACGTACTGACATCCAAAAAATCCTTGTTATCGGATCTGGTCCGATCGTCATTGGGCAGGCAGCAGAATTTGATTATTCCGGCACACAGGCTTGCCAAGCACTGCGTGAAGAAGGCTATACGGTCATTCTGGCAAACTCCAACCCAGCCACCATCATGACGGATCACACCGTAGCAGATATTGTCTATATGGAGCCGCTAACGGTCGAATTCCTAAGCAAAATAATTCGTAAAGAACAACCTGATGCACTGCTGCCGACACTTGGCGGTCAAACAGGTTTAAACTTGGCTGTTGCGCTTGATAACTCTGGTATTTTAAAAGAATTTGGGGTTGAGCTGTTAGGAACTTCTTTGGAAGCTATTCAGCAAGCAGAGGATCGGGAGCAATTCCGCGATTTAATGCATCAGCTCGGTGAACCAGTGCCCGAAAGCCAGATTGTCACAACTGTTGAACAAGCTGTAGCTTTTTCTGAGGAGATCGGTTTTCCGCTGATCGTCCGTCCCGCATATACACTTGGCGGCACAGGGGGCGGTATGTGTTATGACTTAGAAGAGTTAAAGACAATCACAAAGAACGGCCTTGCACTTTCTCCCGTCACACAATGTTTGATTGAACGCAATATTGCCGGGTTTAAGGAAATTGAATACGAAGTGATGCGCGACAAAAACGACCAGGCCATTGTCGTTTGTAACATGGAAAACGTGGATCCGGTCGGTATTCATACCGGAGACAGCATCGTTGTTGCGCCATCGCAAACACTAAGCGATCGCGAATACCAGCTGCTTCGAAATGCATCTATCAAAATTATTAAAGCTTTGCAAATTGAAGGCGGCTGTAACGTTCAGCTTGCGCTTGACCCGCACAGCTTTAATTATTACATCATAGAAGTGAACCCGCGCGTCAGCCGCTCTAGTGCGCTCGCTTCCAAAGCAACAGGATATCCAATTGCCAAAATGGCCGCTAAAATCGCAGTTGGTCTGACACTGGATGAAATTAAAAACCCTGTAACAGGTACTACATACGCTTACTTTGAGCCAGCTCTCGATTATGTTGTAGCCAAACTGCCGCGCTTTCCATTTGATAAATTCGTCAGCGGCAATCGCAAGCTCGGCACGCAGATGAAAGCAACAGGAGAAGTGATGGCAATAGGGCGCAATATCGAAGAAGCGCTCCTGAAAGGTGTTCGTTCGCTCGATAATAAAGCAAACGGCCTCGCATCTATTCGTTTGGACCAGATGACAGACGACGAAATGGAGCATCGTCTTGTCAAAGCTGACGATGAGCGCTTATTCATCTTGGCAGAAGCATTCCGCCGCGGCTATTCTGTTGAACAGCTGCACGCACTGACAAGGATTGATTGTTTCTTCCTTTGGAAAATGGAAGCACTTATCAAGATGGAGGCAGACTTACAAGAACAGCCGTGGGAATTGGAGCTGTTACAGGAAGCGAAACAAAAAGGCTTCTCTGACCGTGAAATTGCGCACTGGTGGAATACAAATGAAGACAAAGTTTATCAGTTCCGCATGGAAAATCAGCTAGCACCGGTTTATAAAATGGTGGATACATGTGCAGCCGAATTTGAATCGCAAACACCGTATTTCTACAGCACGTACGAAGAAGAAAATGAATCCATTGTCTCTGATAAAGAAAAAGTAATCGTGCTTGGCTCCGGTCCGATCCGTATCGGCCAAGGAATTGAGTTTGACTACGCCACCGTTCATTCTGTTCTGGCAATCCGGGAAGCAGGCTACGAAGCCATTATTATCAACAGCAACCCAGAAACCGTTTCGACTGATTTCAGTGTTTCCGATAAGCTGTACTTTGAACCGCTAACTTTAGAAGACGTCATGCATGTGGTCAACTTGGAAAATCCGCTGGGCGTAATCGTCCAATTTGGCGGTCAGACAGCAATTAATCTAGCAGAAGGATTGGAGCGCCGCGGCGTGAAAGTGCTAGGAACATCTTTGCAAGCAATTGATGCTGCCGAAGACCGAGATAAGTTTGAAAGATTACTAGACGAACTCAAAGTCGCAAAGCCAGAAGGTGCATCGATCACGAAACTTGAAGATGCAGCAGAAACAGCGGCTGAAATTGGTTATCCGGTACTTGTCCGCCCGTCTTATGTCATCGGCGGCAGCAACATGGAAATCGTCTACAACGAAGCAGAATTACAACATTACATGGAAAAACGGGTTCATGTTCGCCATGATCATCCGGTTCTAATCGACCAATACTTGACTGGCATTGAAGTGGAAGTCGATGCCATCAGTGACGGAGAAACAACGATTATCCCTGGTATTATGGAACATATAGAACGCGCAGGCGTCCATTCAGGAGATTCTATAGCCGTGTACCCGACACAGACAATTACTGAAGAATGCCGCCAGCAATGTATCGACGCAACGATGGAAATAGCGAAAGCACTTGGTGTAAAAGGGCTGATTAACATCCAATTTGTTATCCACAAAGGAAAAGCTTATGTGCTGGAAGTAAACCCTCGAGCAAGCCGTACCATTCCTTTCTTGTCTAAGATTACGCACGTAACGATGGCTAATATTGCGACAAAAGCGATTCTCGGACAGAAGCTGGCTGATATGGGCTACGTGAGCGGCCTGCTGCCAGAACCAGAAGATGTGTTTGTGAAGGTGCCGGTATTCAGCTTTGAGAAGCTGCGCAGTGTGGATACCTTGCTCGGACCAGAAATGAAGTCTACAGGAGAAGCGATTGGTCACGATCGGACACTTGAAAAAGCATTGTACAAAGGACTGCTCGCATCCGGATTGTCTGTGCCGCAGGAAGGAGCAATACTTCTCACAGTAGCAGATAAAGACAAAGCAGAAGCAATGGAAATCGCCAAACTGTTTTATGCACTAGGATTCCAATTATATGCAACAGAAGGAACTAGCTCAGCTGTCGAGGAAGCAGGACTGCCGGTAACAACTGTCGGTAAAGTCGGATCAGCGGAGCAAAATGTCATTAGCATCATTGAGAATGGTGACGTACAATTTGTCGTCAACACACTCACTTCCGGCAAACAGCCGCGTTCTGATGGGTTCCTTATCCGTCGAGAAGCAGTGGAGCACGGACTCGCATGTTTGACAAGCTTGGATACTGCTAAAGCAATTGCCAGCATTATCGAATCCATGACTTTTACTGCCAAACCGGTTGTGGCAGGAGGCGTACTGTCTTGA
- a CDS encoding GNAT family N-acetyltransferase encodes MQIVELTEIGGYEEELANLFEEIVAAGASMNYLYPMQHETALAYWQHVLSEHVRLFICLLDGKIAGTVQVQLSDKENGQHRAEIAKLMTHPDAQRKGIARKLLQHAEQAARQEGRTLLLLDTEKDGPANVLYQSEGYVLFGEVPAFAQDAFGKYKDGNFYYKKLI; translated from the coding sequence ATGCAGATTGTCGAGTTAACAGAGATCGGCGGTTATGAAGAAGAATTGGCTAATTTGTTTGAGGAAATAGTGGCGGCAGGGGCTTCTATGAACTATTTGTATCCGATGCAGCATGAAACCGCTCTTGCATATTGGCAACACGTCCTCTCCGAGCATGTACGCTTATTTATTTGCTTACTAGATGGAAAAATAGCAGGTACAGTGCAAGTGCAACTCAGTGATAAGGAAAACGGCCAGCATCGAGCTGAAATTGCCAAGCTTATGACACACCCAGATGCCCAGCGCAAAGGTATTGCAAGAAAGCTGCTGCAGCACGCTGAACAAGCGGCTCGACAGGAAGGGAGAACGCTGCTTTTGCTGGATACAGAGAAAGATGGACCAGCGAATGTGTTATACCAGTCAGAAGGCTATGTGCTATTTGGAGAAGTACCTGCATTCGCACAAGATGCATTCGGTAAGTATAAAGATGGAAACTTTTATTACAAGAAATTGATTTAG